ACTTTGATAGCGTCGCTCTCGGACGGATGCCCACCAAAGTTACTGAAGATCCTTTAGTCACACCAATTCGTGAGCTTGCTTATTTGCCGAAGGGTGTAATGGAGGGGCATGAAACACCTCATACAGCTAAGCGTGCGGGGTTACGACCTGAAGAAATTGCCGAAGCTGCTTCTGAGAACAAATAATACCAAAACACAAAATGGCTAAGCCATTTTGTGTTTTTAAAACCCTTGCTGGGTTTGGCTTTTAATTTCCAAAAGTGTAGCCACAATTTCGGAAATTGGTATAACAGACAAGATTACTGAAGGAGATTTTAATGAGTAATATCGGTCTAGGTGATGGTTCACAAACCGTGTCTTTGGTTGTTTTAGCTGCAATGCTAACGGCTTCGGCTATGGGTGTGGTGCTGTTGCAAAATGTCGTCTATGCAGCTTTTCTGCTCGGCGCAACTTTTATCAGTGTTGCAGGACTATATCTATTGCTCAATGCTGATTTTGTGGCGGCGGCTCAAGTCCTCATTTATGTTGGGGCTGTCAATATTTTGATCCTGTTTGCGATCATGTTGGTCAACAAGCGCCAAGACTACCAAGATGTCAAATATGGAGCTTTACGCAGTGTTGTGACTGGTGTCGTTTGTTTAGGACTATTTGGATTGCTAGGAGCCACTGTCATTTCGACAAACTGGGCTGTTACTCCAACGATCGCTAAATTACCTTCGACAATGGTGGTGATTGGTCAGCACTTCTTCAGCGATTACTTACTGCCCTTTGAATTGGCATCGATTTTGCTGTTGGTTTCCCTAATTGGCGCGATCGTGTTGGCGCGTCGTGAGCTTGTACCTGATGCTGTGAAAGTGGGTCAAGTTGATGAAGACTCACTAGAGTTATTAGAAAAGCCCAAAGAGCAACTTGTTGCTTCTAAATAGATAATTACTGCTTTCAGCGGTAATTATCTATTAATACCTGATGTTACGTGGAAGGAATTCCTATAATGGCATAGGTTTAGGGCTGGCACGGGGGCGCAGCCCCTACTGAAACCTTTAGATTTTGGGGTAGGGGCAATCCTCCCGTGGTTGCCCTACTTCGCTACCAGCAAGAGATTCATCATCTGAGTTCCACGTAACATCAGTTAATACATTGCAATTAATAGTAAACAAATATGTCTTTAGAACCTTTTTTGATTATTGCGGCTGCACTTTTTTGTATTGGCATCTATGGATTAATTACCAGTCGTAATGCTGTGCGCGTATTAATGTCGGTGGAGCTAATGTTAAATGCCGTTAATCTGAATCTGATGGCTTTTTCTAACTTCTTGGATTCAGCGAGCATTCGTGGTCAAGTATTTACCATTTTTGTCATCTCGATCGCTGCTGCCGAAGCCGCCGTTGGTCTGGCGATCGTCCTATCGATTTATCGGAGTCGTGACACCGTGGATATGGAGCAATTTAACTTACTACGTTGGTAATAGAATTCTGGCCAATTTAGTACATAACCCATAGCAATCGCCTCTCAATGTTAGAGGCGATTGCCATATTTACAACATTTCTCAATACCTTGAACTATGACAGAATCACATTCTTATCAACACCCTGTATCCCAGATTCTCCATTTAAAAGAAGCCACAAGTTGGGAAGATGATTGGCTAGACTACACAAAAATGCTTGGGTTGACAACAGCAGATATACCAGAATTAATTCGGTTAAGCTGGGATCAAGAGCCATTGGATTTTGAGGTCGAGGAATGGGGTGTTCATGCGATCAGAGCCGTAATTCAGCTAGATTCAGAGGTGGGACTAAATCTCTATATCGACCAGTTAAAAAAGTTTCCCGATGATGATTGGTTGCATGAGGAGGTGTCTGGGATCAGTAAACGGGTTGGCGCGATCGCGATTAAACCATTTATAAAATTACTGGAAGATCCCAGCCAAGAATTATGGTTACGTTCAACAGCAGCCAATGGTTTACAAGCGGTTGGTAAAGCTTATCCAGAATGTCGTGATGCTTGTGTGCAAGCAACGA
This genomic stretch from Pseudanabaena galeata CCNP1313 harbors:
- a CDS encoding NADH-quinone oxidoreductase subunit J produces the protein MSNIGLGDGSQTVSLVVLAAMLTASAMGVVLLQNVVYAAFLLGATFISVAGLYLLLNADFVAAAQVLIYVGAVNILILFAIMLVNKRQDYQDVKYGALRSVVTGVVCLGLFGLLGATVISTNWAVTPTIAKLPSTMVVIGQHFFSDYLLPFELASILLLVSLIGAIVLARRELVPDAVKVGQVDEDSLELLEKPKEQLVASK
- the nuoK gene encoding NADH-quinone oxidoreductase subunit NuoK, which produces MSLEPFLIIAAALFCIGIYGLITSRNAVRVLMSVELMLNAVNLNLMAFSNFLDSASIRGQVFTIFVISIAAAEAAVGLAIVLSIYRSRDTVDMEQFNLLRW